From one Methanobrevibacter arboriphilus JCM 13429 = DSM 1125 genomic stretch:
- a CDS encoding FRG domain-containing protein, translating into MAYDDYIKTYNISTTSQLFDIIQGKDNYPDIRENYIFRGLKKSSYNLIPSSLRLNDKSKNLIDEFIDNSFNFSFAPDVGHAYELGLIDFPFPCKNCIFQAGYAYKSGLIDEKTYSDYMGHGIMYITNFRGLNSNDRNSKYPSLKEIHNIWEFNFEKEIHVLLKFLSIADKSGLKVPDNIRLRKQIHRNSDNSIKNTIYGDLWPQQEYFEIISLAQHYGLPTRALDWTYDYKVALYFAAIGLLDDKNKEDCILWALNYKIFEDFKLGMFEDEIFPLHFYRPEYNINPNLNAQRGLFTIWEEVYGQKVNEISIDKKIVDFLDNGKVFIPLIDFTSNFKDFIKKRNEKIFYKFIISKEIKSEILQELYKEGYSEENLFPGYSGAVLSIKNKAKLDKKIK; encoded by the coding sequence ATGGCATATGATGACTATATAAAAACATACAATATTTCAACTACCAGTCAACTTTTTGATATTATACAAGGAAAAGATAATTATCCGGATATAAGAGAAAATTACATTTTCAGAGGCCTCAAAAAGAGTTCTTATAATTTAATACCTAGCTCTTTGAGGCTAAATGATAAATCAAAAAATTTAATTGACGAATTTATTGATAATTCTTTTAATTTTTCTTTTGCTCCTGATGTAGGGCATGCATATGAATTAGGACTAATCGATTTTCCATTTCCATGTAAAAACTGTATTTTTCAGGCAGGTTATGCGTATAAATCTGGATTAATAGATGAAAAAACTTATTCAGATTACATGGGACACGGAATAATGTATATTACCAATTTTAGGGGTTTAAATTCTAATGACAGAAATTCAAAATATCCTTCTTTAAAAGAAATTCATAATATTTGGGAATTTAATTTTGAAAAGGAAATTCATGTCTTATTGAAATTCTTAAGTATTGCGGATAAATCAGGTTTAAAAGTTCCTGATAATATTAGACTTAGAAAACAAATCCACAGAAATTCAGATAATAGTATTAAAAATACAATATACGGCGATTTGTGGCCTCAGCAAGAATATTTTGAGATTATTTCTTTAGCACAACATTATGGGTTACCTACAAGAGCATTAGATTGGACTTATGATTATAAAGTTGCATTATATTTTGCGGCAATAGGATTGTTAGATGATAAGAATAAAGAAGATTGTATTTTATGGGCATTAAATTATAAAATTTTTGAAGATTTTAAATTAGGAATGTTTGAGGATGAAATATTTCCATTGCATTTTTATAGGCCAGAATACAATATAAATCCAAATTTAAATGCTCAAAGAGGTTTATTTACTATTTGGGAGGAGGTATATGGGCAAAAAGTAAATGAGATATCTATAGACAAAAAAATAGTAGACTTTCTTGATAATGGTAAGGTATTTATCCCTCTTATAGATTTCACATCAAATTTTAAGGACTTTATTAAAAAGAGAAATGAAAAAATATTTTATAAATTTATCATATCTAAAGAAATTAAAAGTGAAATATTGCAAGAATTATATAAGGAAGGATATTCAGAAGAAAATCTATTTCCAGGATATTCTGGAGCAGTATTATCAATTAAAAATAAAGCAAAATTAGATAAGAAAATTAAATGA
- a CDS encoding N-acetylneuraminate synthase family protein produces the protein MNIFQKKPFLIAEIGVNYYDIAQKEDISNMDAAKLMIKEAKLAGADAVKFQSYKADTIASKNSPSYWDTGEEPTTSQYELFKKFDSFGKEEYIELAKYCNELGILFLSTPFDFDSIEYLDEIMDTYKISSSDLTNIPFIRAIAKKQKPVILSTGAATIEEVKLAIKTIENEGNKKIGLMHCVLSYPTEYEDSNLLMIKYLKDNFKDYDIGFSDHTRPDDKMLVLTTAYLYGANIIEKHYTLDKTLKGNDHYHAMNPKDIKKFKENIEFIKLINGRYDKIPLECEGESRKQARRSIVANQDILAGEVINESMLTFKRPGTGISPIELDKVLGKKSKVDIKEDTLLKYSMLK, from the coding sequence ATGAATATATTCCAAAAAAAACCATTTTTAATAGCTGAAATCGGTGTAAATTATTATGATATTGCTCAAAAAGAAGATATTTCTAACATGGATGCAGCTAAATTAATGATTAAAGAAGCTAAATTAGCTGGAGCAGACGCTGTTAAGTTTCAAAGTTATAAGGCAGATACCATAGCTTCAAAAAATTCTCCATCTTATTGGGATACTGGTGAAGAACCAACCACTTCTCAATATGAATTATTCAAAAAATTTGATAGCTTTGGAAAAGAGGAATATATAGAGCTTGCAAAATATTGTAATGAACTAGGAATATTATTCTTATCAACCCCTTTTGATTTTGATTCTATCGAATATCTTGATGAAATAATGGATACTTATAAGATATCTTCATCTGACCTTACAAATATTCCTTTCATTAGGGCTATAGCTAAAAAACAGAAACCTGTTATATTATCAACAGGGGCAGCTACGATAGAAGAAGTTAAATTAGCTATCAAAACTATTGAAAATGAGGGAAATAAAAAAATTGGCTTAATGCATTGTGTATTATCCTATCCAACTGAATATGAAGATTCAAATCTTTTAATGATTAAATATCTTAAAGATAATTTCAAAGATTATGATATTGGTTTTTCTGATCATACTCGTCCTGATGATAAAATGCTTGTTCTTACAACTGCATATTTATATGGTGCTAATATAATAGAAAAACATTATACTCTTGATAAAACTTTAAAAGGAAATGATCATTATCATGCAATGAATCCTAAGGATATAAAGAAATTTAAAGAAAATATAGAGTTTATAAAATTGATAAATGGCCGTTATGATAAGATTCCTCTTGAATGTGAAGGAGAGTCTAGAAAACAAGCTAGGCGTTCTATTGTAGCTAATCAGGATATATTAGCTGGTGAAGTTATAAATGAATCTATGTTAACATTTAAACGCCCTGGAACTGGGATATCTCCTATTGAATTAGATAAAGTCCTAGGAAAAAAATCAAAAGTAGATATTAAAGAAGATACTTTATTGAAATATTCTATGCTAAAATAA
- a CDS encoding sialyltransferase, protein MSKITQEKQKKPEKPEKSEKSIKEVCDIIFSLEKKYDLNHMKIQGVYVWQLVRVYVYYEISRKIGVFGSPQQGKVTVKNKIFSFLPFIKNSLFSNPLNGKYNKDVIIFDHPRKVKHNGDYKDIYSYFLENYLDDCGYGYELIESPYLNNHHGKKGKFTKYNDRILFGSYIHKKKTNLKLKTCEENKIYNLQRELISNFNIEIDLFNIFRDHILDFKYQYNKYDKLFKKRKPKYVFVVVAYENKAMIAAAHNNGVEVVELQHGTISEYHLGYNYPNKEDKGLEYFPDKILSFGDYWKEVANYPINEKNIISIGFPYLDETIKSHINNQKCKQILFISQGVIGKYLSEFAYELAQKFEKIEDCDQYNFIYKLHPGEYSNWETNYKSLMKAQKLDNFQIIDNSEISLYELFSKSEYQIGVFSTAIYEGLLFNCKTFILDLPGAEYMDSLVDKNYVRKVNNVDEIINSIDNFNITEYDNDFFFKKYKKSSLDKFFNF, encoded by the coding sequence ATGTCAAAAATTACACAAGAAAAACAAAAAAAACCAGAAAAGCCAGAAAAGTCAGAAAAGTCTATTAAAGAAGTGTGTGACATTATATTTTCTTTAGAGAAAAAATATGATTTAAATCATATGAAGATTCAAGGAGTTTATGTATGGCAACTAGTTAGGGTCTATGTTTATTATGAAATATCTAGGAAAATTGGGGTTTTTGGTTCACCTCAACAAGGAAAAGTGACAGTTAAAAATAAAATATTTTCATTTCTCCCTTTTATTAAAAATAGCTTGTTTTCAAACCCATTAAATGGTAAATATAATAAAGATGTTATAATCTTTGATCATCCTCGGAAAGTGAAACATAATGGAGATTATAAAGACATATACAGCTATTTTCTAGAAAATTATCTTGATGATTGTGGATATGGCTATGAGTTAATTGAAAGCCCTTATTTAAATAACCATCATGGAAAAAAAGGTAAATTCACTAAATATAATGATAGAATCCTCTTTGGTTCTTATATTCATAAGAAAAAAACCAATTTAAAACTTAAAACTTGTGAAGAAAATAAAATATACAATCTTCAAAGAGAACTTATATCTAATTTTAATATTGAAATTGATCTTTTTAATATATTTAGAGATCATATTTTAGATTTTAAATATCAATATAACAAATATGATAAATTATTTAAAAAAAGAAAACCAAAATATGTTTTTGTTGTTGTTGCTTATGAAAATAAAGCTATGATAGCTGCTGCTCATAATAATGGGGTTGAAGTAGTAGAATTACAACATGGAACTATTAGTGAATATCATTTAGGGTATAATTATCCAAATAAAGAGGATAAAGGTCTAGAATATTTCCCAGATAAAATATTAAGTTTTGGAGATTATTGGAAGGAAGTAGCTAATTACCCAATTAATGAAAAAAATATCATATCTATTGGATTTCCTTATTTAGATGAAACAATAAAATCTCATATTAATAATCAAAAGTGTAAACAAATACTTTTTATTTCTCAAGGAGTTATAGGAAAATACTTATCTGAATTTGCATATGAGTTAGCTCAAAAGTTTGAAAAGATAGAAGATTGTGATCAATATAACTTTATATATAAATTACATCCTGGAGAATATTCAAACTGGGAGACTAATTATAAAAGTTTAATGAAAGCTCAAAAATTAGATAATTTTCAAATTATTGACAATAGTGAAATTTCATTATATGAACTTTTCTCAAAAAGCGAGTATCAAATTGGAGTATTTTCAACAGCTATCTATGAAGGATTATTATTTAATTGTAAGACATTTATATTGGATTTACCTGGTGCTGAATATATGGATAGTTTAGTTGATAAAAATTATGTTAGGAAAGTTAATAATGTTGATGAAATAATTAATTCTATTGATAATTTTAATATAACTGAATATGACAATGATTTTTTCTTTAAAAAGTATAAAAAATCAAGCTTGGATAAATTTTTTAATTTTTAG
- a CDS encoding oligosaccharide flippase family protein: MNEYKRFVQRIGLVGITNILISISGLIFIPIITKNFSVFDYGIWAQVNTTIALIPNIANLGLPYTMVRFLSAENDKSKIKESFYSMLAVVFASSLIISLLFIIFKNPIADSLFGGNINILYLVSIISFFACMNLMIISFFRTFQQIKRYSLFLVLQSYIGVLISSYLALSGYNIETVVLGLLVGYFAVFIIMLLMIGGYLGLAIPKFKNLKEELEFAIPTIPSNVSSWVVDSSDKYVIGIFIGSAAVGYYSPSYALGSILLMFLSPFALLLPAVLPKYFEEGNLKQINIFLKYSMKYFMIITVPAAVGLSILSKPILLIITTPEIAINGYLITPFVCLGAIFMGMYGITNNILILEKKTKILGKIWILVGFLNLLFNIIAVPFIGIIGAAIVTLFCYFIALLITVFYSRKYLELPYDYISMIKIAISSIIMGIVVAIINPNGIWNVLITIIIGIVVYLLVLFLIKGINKEELNFFKTMINES, from the coding sequence ATGAATGAATATAAACGTTTTGTCCAGAGAATTGGGCTTGTTGGAATAACAAACATACTTATATCAATCAGTGGACTGATTTTTATTCCAATAATAACTAAAAACTTTTCAGTATTTGACTATGGAATATGGGCTCAAGTAAACACAACTATTGCTTTAATTCCAAATATAGCTAATTTAGGCCTTCCATATACAATGGTTAGATTTTTATCAGCTGAAAATGATAAATCAAAGATTAAAGAGTCTTTTTATTCTATGTTAGCTGTTGTTTTTGCTTCAAGCCTTATAATTTCATTATTATTTATAATATTTAAAAATCCAATAGCTGACTCTTTATTTGGTGGAAATATTAATATACTCTATTTAGTATCAATTATTTCATTCTTTGCTTGTATGAATCTAATGATCATTAGTTTCTTTAGAACATTCCAGCAAATTAAGAGATACTCACTATTTTTAGTTTTACAAAGCTATATAGGAGTTCTTATAAGTTCTTATCTTGCATTATCTGGATACAATATTGAAACTGTAGTTCTTGGACTTCTTGTAGGGTATTTCGCTGTATTTATTATAATGCTTTTAATGATTGGAGGATACCTTGGTTTAGCTATACCAAAATTTAAAAATCTTAAGGAAGAACTTGAATTTGCTATTCCTACAATTCCAAGTAATGTTTCATCATGGGTTGTTGATTCAAGTGATAAATATGTTATAGGGATTTTCATTGGTTCAGCTGCTGTAGGTTACTATTCACCAAGCTATGCTCTTGGAAGCATACTTTTAATGTTTTTATCTCCATTCGCTCTTCTTCTTCCAGCTGTACTTCCAAAATATTTTGAAGAAGGTAATTTAAAACAAATAAACATTTTTCTTAAATATTCCATGAAATATTTCATGATAATAACAGTTCCTGCAGCTGTAGGGCTTTCAATTCTTTCAAAACCAATATTGTTAATAATCACAACTCCTGAAATAGCTATCAATGGATATTTAATCACACCATTCGTTTGTCTTGGAGCTATATTTATGGGAATGTATGGAATAACCAATAATATATTAATTTTAGAGAAAAAAACAAAGATTCTTGGTAAAATTTGGATTCTTGTAGGCTTTTTAAATCTTTTGTTCAATATAATTGCAGTTCCATTTATTGGAATTATTGGAGCAGCTATTGTAACTTTGTTTTGTTATTTTATTGCATTGTTAATCACTGTATTTTATAGTAGAAAATATTTAGAACTTCCTTATGATTATATTTCCATGATAAAGATAGCTATATCTTCAATTATAATGGGAATAGTTGTAGCTATAATTAATCCTAATGGTATATGGAATGTTTTAATCACAATAATTATTGGTATAGTGGTATATTTATTAGTTTTATTCTTAATAAAAGGAATAAACAAAGAAGAGCTCAATTTTTTTAAAACTATGATTAATGAGAGTTAA
- a CDS encoding beta strand repeat-containing protein, protein MFKNNNFFISFLLVLAVLFLFSLSSVSAGTYDLNSSNTTGDFQNIINNDAGDELIINLDDDGNYTLGQINVTRNATIQGKNRNVNISGSGVLFNITAPNVRIVNLTITGFNTSIVANSSDLTVTGNNIITTNVSINISSSGGDLKGIVIEDNVIVSYISNSNYGAVFVNVPDDSFALVVVSFVNNKIYLNGTSNYPSGVRVNARGSSSNLTFTGNNITGTYSISLYGVYLDAYYSNYNNITFTDNNITGTSSGSRGVNLGAYSSNNTNITFTNNNITGTYGVYYINDNNKYNNITFTDNNIKEFYLYAPNCDYNNITFTDNNITGFYLDAYSGNYNNITFTDNNITELSPMGVNYNNNLNIAFANNRITGGEGTKLNVYGSNYINITFTDNFLVGGASLNYAFYLNAGTGSNYLNIIVTKNNIIGGGSSVGAARVDVTNGNYTNLTFTDNIITGGSFGPVHLIASETSNANINFTDNIITGLIAVSIDAYNTNNLNITCTDNNITGTDYGVNLLAYSNNNLNISFVNNNITSAGYGVYSDCYTDNLNGVSFLNNTINSTGGDGFYFCSYHYEFPVSNITDFIIRGNNIIAHGVGLNFADLKVGSRVNVTVEYNRIIAPVGVKITNFNDNSSFNFNWWGVNNITGKVLGVDTLNHYILNITNTTSLDGVHPGGNVSFMLLVLNTTLSNDGVEFLPDFVVNGTFNGDKFNSSRDDGFVYNATATTGTQTLAATLDNVNDNVVFNVQLATNSTIIVNPDPVSIGNNVTISGQLDNFTGIASVNVTIDGITQSVSVNGTGGWSFNYTTNKTGNITVIVSFSGNENFTAFSNSTSFEVLRNSTNSSIVVVPSSVNIGENVTIFGQLDNFTGIAGVNVTVDGIIQSVSVNVTGGWSFNYITNKTGNITVIVSFSGNENYTSFINSTSFEVLRNSTNSSIVVVPSGVNIGENVTIFGQLDNFTGIAGVNVTVDGITQSVSVNGTGGWNLTYLTNRTGIIAVAVSYNGDFDGNYISFTNTTSFNVLKNNTNSSIVVSGDFKVGGNLTIGGVLADDDGNFIGNVSVAVFIGGEVFNVTTDRVGAWSFVYIPVHYGEFFVLVNWAGDDNFTGFVNSSSFNVTKLASNSSIVIPGNVKVNETIVISGVVFDKNKGSLGNIQITVTVDGKNYHLTTDSSGFWSLKYKPTHTGKTSVKVVFNGNSDYFWF, encoded by the coding sequence ATGTTTAAAAATAATAATTTTTTTATTTCATTTTTACTGGTATTAGCTGTTTTATTTTTGTTTAGTTTGTCTAGTGTTAGTGCAGGTACTTATGATTTGAATTCGTCTAATACTACTGGTGATTTTCAAAATATAATTAATAATGATGCTGGGGATGAGTTGATTATTAACTTGGATGATGATGGTAATTATACTCTGGGTCAGATTAATGTGACTCGTAATGCTACTATTCAAGGTAAAAATCGTAATGTTAATATTTCTGGGTCTGGTGTTTTGTTTAATATCACAGCACCTAATGTTAGAATTGTTAATTTAACTATTACTGGTTTTAATACTTCTATAGTAGCTAATAGTAGTGATTTAACAGTTACTGGTAATAATATTATTACAACGAATGTTAGTATTAATATTAGTAGTTCTGGTGGTGATTTAAAGGGCATAGTTATTGAGGATAATGTTATTGTTTCTTATATAAGTAATTCTAATTATGGTGCTGTTTTTGTTAATGTTCCAGATGATAGTTTTGCTCTTGTTGTTGTTTCTTTTGTTAATAATAAGATATATCTTAATGGCACTAGTAATTATCCTAGTGGTGTTCGTGTTAATGCTCGTGGTTCTAGTAGTAATTTGACTTTTACTGGAAACAACATCACAGGAACATATAGCATTTCTCTGTATGGTGTTTATCTGGATGCATACTACAGTAACTACAACAATATAACCTTCACTGACAACAATATCACAGGAACATCATCTGGATCACGGGGTGTTAATCTGGGTGCATACAGCAGCAACAACACCAATATAACCTTCACCAACAACAACATCACAGGAACATATGGTGTTTATTATATAAACGACAACAATAAATACAACAATATAACCTTCACTGACAACAACATCAAAGAATTTTATCTGTATGCACCCAACTGCGACTACAACAATATAACCTTCACTGACAACAACATCACAGGATTTTATCTGGATGCATACAGCGGCAACTACAACAATATAACCTTCACTGACAACAACATCACAGAATTATCTCCTATGGGGGTAAACTACAACAACAACCTCAATATAGCCTTCGCTAACAACAGAATCACAGGAGGAGAGGGTACTAAATTGAATGTATACGGCAGCAACTACATTAATATAACCTTCACTGACAACTTCCTCGTCGGAGGAGCATCATTAAATTATGCTTTTTATCTGAATGCAGGGACTGGCAGTAACTACCTTAATATAATCGTCACTAAGAACAACATTATAGGAGGTGGATCATCAGTAGGTGCTGCTCGTGTGGATGTAACCAACGGCAACTACACCAATTTAACCTTTACTGACAACATCATCACAGGAGGATCATTCGGTCCTGTTCATCTGATTGCATCCGAAACCAGCAACGCAAATATAAACTTCACTGACAACATCATCACAGGATTAATTGCTGTTAGTATTGATGCATACAACACCAACAACTTAAATATAACCTGCACTGACAACAACATCACAGGAACAGACTATGGTGTTAATCTGCTTGCATACAGCAACAACAACTTAAATATATCCTTCGTCAATAACAACATCACTAGTGCTGGTTATGGTGTGTATTCTGATTGTTATACAGATAATCTTAATGGTGTTAGTTTTTTGAATAATACTATTAATTCTACTGGTGGGGATGGTTTTTATTTCTGTTCTTATCATTATGAGTTTCCTGTTAGTAATATTACTGATTTTATTATTCGTGGTAATAATATCATTGCTCATGGTGTTGGTTTGAATTTTGCTGATCTTAAGGTTGGTTCTCGTGTTAATGTTACTGTTGAATATAATAGGATTATTGCTCCTGTGGGTGTGAAGATCACTAATTTTAATGATAATAGTAGTTTTAATTTTAATTGGTGGGGTGTTAATAATATAACTGGTAAAGTTTTGGGTGTTGATACTCTTAATCATTATATTTTGAATATTACTAATACTACTAGTTTGGATGGTGTTCATCCTGGTGGTAATGTTAGTTTTATGTTGTTAGTTTTGAATACTACGCTTAGTAATGATGGTGTTGAATTTTTACCTGATTTTGTTGTTAATGGAACTTTTAATGGTGATAAGTTTAATAGTAGTCGTGATGATGGTTTTGTTTATAATGCAACAGCTACAACTGGCACTCAAACTTTAGCTGCTACTTTAGATAATGTAAATGATAATGTAGTTTTTAATGTCCAATTAGCTACTAATTCTACTATTATTGTTAATCCAGATCCTGTGAGTATTGGTAATAATGTTACTATTTCTGGTCAGTTGGATAATTTTACTGGTATAGCTAGTGTTAATGTTACTATTGATGGGATTACTCAAAGTGTGAGTGTTAATGGTACTGGTGGTTGGAGTTTTAATTACACAACTAACAAAACAGGTAATATAACAGTTATTGTTAGTTTTAGTGGTAATGAGAATTTCACTGCTTTTAGTAATAGTACTAGTTTTGAAGTTTTAAGGAATAGTACTAATTCTAGTATAGTTGTTGTTCCTTCTAGTGTTAATATTGGTGAGAATGTTACTATTTTTGGTCAGTTGGATAATTTTACTGGTATAGCTGGTGTTAATGTTACTGTTGATGGGATTATTCAAAGTGTGAGTGTTAATGTTACTGGTGGTTGGAGTTTTAATTATATAACTAACAAAACAGGTAATATTACTGTTATTGTTAGTTTTAGTGGTAATGAGAATTATACTAGTTTTATTAATAGTACTAGTTTTGAAGTTTTGAGGAATAGTACTAATTCTAGTATAGTTGTTGTTCCTTCTGGTGTTAATATTGGTGAGAATGTTACTATTTTTGGTCAGTTGGATAATTTTACTGGTATAGCTGGTGTTAATGTAACTGTTGATGGGATTACTCAAAGTGTGAGTGTTAATGGTACTGGTGGGTGGAATTTAACCTATTTAACTAATCGTACAGGAATTATTGCTGTGGCTGTTAGTTATAATGGTGATTTTGATGGTAATTATATAAGTTTCACTAATACCACAAGCTTTAATGTGCTGAAGAATAATACTAATTCTAGTATTGTTGTTTCTGGTGATTTTAAAGTGGGTGGAAATCTTACTATTGGTGGTGTTTTGGCTGATGATGATGGTAATTTTATTGGTAATGTTTCTGTTGCTGTTTTTATTGGTGGTGAAGTTTTTAATGTGACTACTGATCGTGTTGGTGCTTGGAGCTTTGTTTATATTCCTGTTCATTATGGTGAGTTTTTTGTTTTGGTTAATTGGGCCGGTGATGATAATTTCACTGGTTTTGTTAATAGCTCTAGTTTTAATGTTACTAAGTTAGCTAGTAATTCTAGTATTGTTATTCCAGGTAATGTTAAAGTTAATGAGACTATTGTGATTAGTGGTGTTGTTTTTGATAAGAATAAAGGTTCTTTAGGTAATATTCAAATTACTGTTACTGTTGATGGTAAGAATTATCATTTAACTACTGATTCTAGTGGTTTTTGGAGTTTGAAATATAAACCAACTCATACAGGCAAGACTAGTGTTAAAGTGGTTTTTAATGGAAACAGTGATTATTTTTGGTTTT
- a CDS encoding ATP-binding protein codes for MQYVNRISDKELKRKLDASGAVLIRGPKACGKTESAKQFAKSILNVDQDEQVPVLMETSPKRLLIGKTPRLIDEWQEQPKIWNYIRHEVDNRRQSAQFILTGSANPEESIKMHSGAGRFTTLDMRTLTWQELGFSSGKISMQTLFSDSKKDIDVLDEPTDLEFIIEKIIIGGFPTLLGKKLRQSIDLNRAYIDLLCEVDISRVSNVKRDPVKVQNLLRSIARNTSTTVDIKTLELNIQKKENADLSRPTIYEYLDALKRLMIIEEQPVWNTHIRSSASLRKTPKRHFTDVCLSVAALGADFDSLINDLNFTGFLFESLVTHDLRVYAQANDAKVYHYQDSYGLEVDAIVQKYNGDWIAFEIKLGTGQIEEAAKNLHKMVSRLDKTKVKPPKSLNIITGTGISYTRKDKINVISLASLGI; via the coding sequence ATGCAATATGTAAATCGAATATCAGATAAAGAGCTTAAAAGGAAATTAGATGCCTCTGGAGCAGTACTTATACGAGGCCCTAAAGCCTGTGGAAAAACAGAATCAGCAAAACAATTTGCAAAAAGTATATTAAATGTTGATCAAGATGAACAAGTGCCTGTACTTATGGAAACTTCACCAAAAAGACTTTTAATTGGCAAAACACCCCGATTAATTGATGAATGGCAAGAACAACCAAAAATTTGGAATTACATTCGCCACGAAGTAGATAATAGGAGGCAGTCAGCACAATTTATTCTGACTGGTTCAGCAAATCCTGAAGAAAGTATAAAAATGCATTCTGGAGCAGGACGATTTACCACTCTTGATATGAGAACACTGACATGGCAAGAATTAGGTTTTTCATCAGGAAAAATCAGTATGCAAACTTTATTTTCTGATTCTAAAAAAGATATTGATGTTTTAGATGAACCAACTGACTTAGAATTTATTATTGAGAAAATAATCATAGGAGGATTTCCAACATTATTAGGTAAAAAATTAAGGCAATCAATTGACTTGAATAGAGCATATATTGATTTGCTTTGTGAAGTAGATATAAGTAGAGTTTCGAATGTGAAACGTGACCCGGTAAAAGTTCAAAACTTACTACGTTCCATTGCCAGAAACACCTCAACAACAGTAGATATTAAAACTTTAGAATTAAATATTCAAAAAAAAGAAAATGCTGATCTTTCTCGCCCTACTATTTATGAATATCTCGATGCATTAAAACGTTTGATGATTATTGAGGAACAACCTGTATGGAATACTCATATTCGTTCCTCAGCATCATTACGTAAAACACCAAAACGTCATTTTACAGATGTTTGTCTCTCAGTGGCAGCACTTGGTGCTGATTTTGACTCTTTAATCAATGACCTTAATTTCACAGGATTTTTATTTGAATCATTAGTAACACATGACCTTAGAGTTTATGCACAAGCAAATGATGCTAAAGTTTATCATTATCAAGACTCATATGGTTTAGAAGTGGATGCTATTGTGCAAAAATATAATGGAGATTGGATTGCTTTTGAAATTAAGCTTGGAACTGGACAAATCGAAGAAGCTGCTAAAAACCTTCATAAAATGGTTTCAAGATTAGACAAAACAAAAGTTAAACCACCAAAATCACTAAATATAATTACAGGTACTGGAATAAGTTACACTCGAAAAGATAAAATTAATGTTATTTCGCTAGCATCATTAGGAATTTAA
- a CDS encoding DUF2283 domain-containing protein produces the protein MIKEPILVDYKYDSTVDALSIKVKNYEHERSVELSDDVIMDFNKDNEFIALEILNASYVLDVDESSLENIRDISLSVKVTDYVIFVNAIFTLPVSNHEEIKVTNASIANDINIPKWDGNLVTA, from the coding sequence ATGATTAAAGAACCAATATTAGTAGATTATAAATATGATTCTACTGTTGATGCATTGTCTATAAAAGTTAAAAATTATGAACATGAAAGAAGTGTTGAACTATCTGATGATGTTATTATGGACTTTAACAAAGACAATGAGTTTATTGCGTTAGAAATACTTAATGCATCCTATGTGCTCGATGTTGATGAATCCAGCCTTGAAAACATTCGTGATATTAGTTTATCTGTTAAGGTAACTGATTATGTGATATTTGTTAATGCTATTTTCACTCTTCCAGTTAGTAATCATGAAGAAATCAAAGTAACTAATGCAAGCATTGCTAACGATATTAACATTCCTAAATGGGATGGTAATTTAGTAACAGCATAA